One segment of Shewanella piezotolerans WP3 DNA contains the following:
- the cyoA gene encoding ubiquinol oxidase subunit II — translation MLIRNISKAAMVIFTILLSGCEGGVLDPKGQIGIDEKHLIVVATLLMLVVVLPVIFMTLFFAWKYRDGRDHEIYAPKWAHSKLIEIVVWLVPIVIVIILGVITWGSTHDLDPYKPLDHQATPITVEVVSLNWKWLFIYPELGIASVNELAFPANVPVNFKITSDTAMNSFFIPQLGSQIYSMAGMATQLHLIANEAGVFEGISANYSGAGFSGMKFNAIATATPEGFDAWVAKVKLHNQQLNPDSYQILAKPSENNAVQYYSSVSEGMFNHIVMQYMHMDSAMEMSQHSGHSSSKHGETE, via the coding sequence TTGCTAATCCGAAATATAAGTAAAGCTGCAATGGTGATATTTACAATATTGCTGAGCGGCTGTGAAGGCGGCGTATTAGATCCGAAAGGCCAGATAGGCATCGATGAAAAACATCTCATTGTTGTTGCTACTTTGCTGATGCTCGTCGTTGTTCTCCCAGTCATATTCATGACGTTATTTTTTGCATGGAAATATCGTGATGGTCGGGACCATGAAATTTATGCACCGAAGTGGGCGCATTCTAAATTAATTGAGATTGTTGTTTGGCTAGTGCCAATCGTGATTGTCATAATTTTAGGTGTCATTACTTGGGGCTCAACTCACGATCTTGACCCCTACAAGCCTTTAGACCACCAAGCTACGCCGATAACTGTTGAAGTCGTTTCTCTTAATTGGAAATGGTTGTTTATCTATCCTGAGTTAGGGATAGCGTCTGTCAACGAACTTGCCTTTCCAGCAAATGTTCCAGTGAACTTTAAGATCACGTCCGACACTGCTATGAACTCATTCTTTATTCCGCAATTGGGTAGCCAGATCTATTCCATGGCAGGCATGGCGACACAGTTGCATCTCATTGCCAATGAAGCTGGGGTTTTTGAGGGGATCTCTGCCAACTATAGCGGCGCGGGATTTTCGGGAATGAAATTTAACGCCATTGCTACCGCGACTCCCGAAGGATTTGATGCTTGGGTTGCCAAAGTTAAGCTGCATAACCAGCAGTTAAATCCTGATAGCTACCAAATACTCGCTAAACCTAGTGAGAATAATGCAGTTCAGTATTACAGCTCCGTAAGCGAGGGCATGTTTAACCATATCGTTATGCAGTATATGCATATGGATAGCGCTATGGAGATGTCACAACATTCTGGACATTCATCCTCTAAACATGGGGAGACGGAGTAA
- the cyoB gene encoding cytochrome o ubiquinol oxidase subunit I, whose translation MSILGKLTLESIPYHEPIIMVTLAVVAVLAVAIAALITKYRKWGVLWNDWFTSVDHKRLGIMYIVLALVMLVRGFSDAIMMRTQQALATNGAAGYLPPEHYDQIFTAHGVIMIIFMAMPFMIGLMNLVLPLQIGARDVAFPFLNNLSFWLTTSGAVLINISLGLGEFAKTGWVAYPPLSELAFSPGVGVDYYIWALQISGIGTTLTGVNFIATVLKMRAPGMKLMQMPIFTWTCTWANILIVASFPILTALLGMLTLDRYMDFHFFTNAGGGNAMMYINLFWAWGHPEVYILILPAFGIFSEVISTFTSKRLFGYTSMVWASGAISILGFIVWLHHFFTMGSSANVNAFFGVMTMVIAVPTGVKLFNWLFTIYRGRLKVTVPVLWTLGFMVTFTIGGMTGVLLAVPGADYVLHNSLFLIAHFHNTILGGAVFGYLAGFSYWFPKAMGFHLNERLGKAAFWCWQIGFYVAFMPLYVLGFLGMTRRLSHTDNPAWNFWIYFAAVGAFIIFVGIILQFVQLYVSFRDREQNLDTTGDPWNGHTLEWSTSSPPQFYNFAKLPHVSDIDAFTDQKEKGQAYQRFAHYQPIHMPKNTASGILIAICITAAGFAAVWHILWLAIAGMLGAFVAFLFRAYGNDHDYYVQPSEVATIENGHLDKVVRGTA comes from the coding sequence ATGTCTATTCTTGGCAAATTAACATTAGAATCAATTCCCTACCATGAGCCAATTATCATGGTGACGTTAGCTGTTGTTGCAGTCCTTGCGGTTGCCATCGCAGCCTTAATCACAAAATACAGAAAGTGGGGGGTGTTATGGAATGACTGGTTTACTTCGGTCGATCATAAGCGTCTAGGTATCATGTACATCGTGTTGGCATTAGTGATGTTAGTACGTGGCTTTTCTGATGCCATAATGATGCGAACCCAGCAAGCTTTAGCGACTAATGGTGCTGCTGGGTATTTACCGCCAGAACATTACGATCAAATATTTACTGCTCACGGCGTCATCATGATTATCTTTATGGCCATGCCATTCATGATTGGCCTGATGAACTTGGTATTGCCACTGCAAATTGGTGCCCGAGATGTCGCGTTTCCCTTCCTGAATAACTTAAGCTTTTGGCTTACCACTTCTGGTGCAGTGTTGATAAACATTTCATTAGGCTTAGGCGAATTTGCCAAGACGGGCTGGGTGGCATATCCGCCATTGTCTGAATTGGCATTTAGCCCCGGAGTTGGCGTTGATTACTACATTTGGGCATTACAGATCTCCGGTATTGGCACTACGTTAACCGGGGTCAACTTTATCGCCACGGTGCTAAAAATGCGTGCTCCGGGTATGAAGTTGATGCAGATGCCGATTTTCACATGGACCTGTACTTGGGCTAACATTTTAATCGTGGCTTCATTTCCAATCTTAACTGCGCTACTTGGCATGTTGACCTTAGACCGTTACATGGATTTCCACTTCTTTACTAATGCGGGTGGTGGTAACGCCATGATGTATATCAACCTGTTTTGGGCTTGGGGTCATCCAGAGGTATATATCCTCATTTTGCCTGCATTCGGTATTTTTTCTGAAGTGATCTCAACCTTTACCTCTAAACGCTTGTTTGGTTACACCTCCATGGTTTGGGCTAGTGGTGCTATCTCTATCTTGGGCTTTATCGTTTGGTTACATCACTTCTTTACCATGGGCTCAAGTGCCAATGTAAATGCATTTTTCGGTGTCATGACTATGGTGATTGCGGTGCCTACTGGAGTGAAGTTATTTAACTGGCTGTTCACTATCTATCGCGGTCGTCTAAAGGTAACTGTCCCTGTTTTATGGACACTCGGCTTTATGGTGACCTTCACTATAGGCGGAATGACTGGTGTATTACTGGCTGTACCTGGGGCTGACTATGTATTGCATAACAGTCTGTTTTTAATCGCTCATTTTCATAACACCATTTTAGGTGGTGCGGTATTTGGCTATTTAGCCGGATTCTCCTATTGGTTCCCTAAAGCCATGGGTTTTCACCTAAACGAGCGGTTAGGCAAAGCGGCATTCTGGTGCTGGCAGATAGGTTTTTACGTCGCCTTTATGCCGCTATATGTATTGGGATTCTTAGGTATGACGCGCCGTCTTAGCCATACTGATAATCCCGCATGGAACTTCTGGATCTACTTTGCGGCGGTTGGTGCTTTCATCATCTTCGTTGGCATCATTTTGCAGTTTGTACAGCTGTATGTGAGTTTTCGCGATCGTGAACAAAACCTCGACACCACAGGTGACCCATGGAATGGCCATACCTTAGAGTGGTCGACTTCATCTCCGCCTCAGTTTTATAACTTTGCAAAACTTCCTCATGTATCAGATATTGATGCATTTACTGATCAGAAAGAGAAAGGGCAAGCGTACCAAAGATTTGCTCATTACCAGCCTATTCATATGCCTAAAAATACTGCTAGCGGGATCTTGATAGCTATTTGCATCACAGCTGCCGGTTTCGCTGCCGTTTGGCATATCTTGTGGCTGGCTATTGCAGGCATGCTTGGTGCTTTTGTGGCTTTCCTATTTCGCGCCTATGGCAATGACCATGATTACTATGTGCAGCCTAGCGAGGTTGCCACTATTGAAAATGGGCACTTAGACAAGGTTGTGAGGGGGACAGCATGA
- the cyoC gene encoding cytochrome o ubiquinol oxidase subunit III, translated as MNTAITTNLNDTHSKTLISAAHGEHPDSSQNTLFGFWLYLMTDCILFASVFATYAVLYMNTDGGVSGKDIFELNFVLIETVALLLSSITFGMALIFAKRHNRRATVIWLLITLALGCVFIGMEIYEFHHLIEQGNGPQRSAFLSSFFALVGMHGLHVTAGLIWMVIMMIEVLKTGLNHRSITRLGCLSLFWHFLDIVWICVFTVVYLLGACDGAGKYLSKTAN; from the coding sequence ATGAATACAGCCATTACAACAAACCTAAACGATACCCACTCTAAAACATTGATTAGCGCCGCACATGGCGAACATCCAGACAGCAGCCAAAATACCCTATTCGGTTTTTGGCTCTACTTGATGACCGACTGCATTTTGTTTGCGTCTGTGTTTGCAACTTATGCGGTGCTCTATATGAATACCGATGGTGGCGTTTCGGGAAAAGATATTTTTGAGTTGAATTTCGTTTTAATTGAAACCGTAGCGTTATTGCTCAGTAGTATCACCTTTGGCATGGCCTTAATTTTCGCTAAGCGACATAACCGCAGGGCTACAGTGATCTGGCTATTGATCACTTTAGCCCTCGGTTGTGTGTTTATCGGGATGGAAATCTATGAGTTCCACCACTTAATAGAGCAGGGCAATGGACCCCAACGTAGTGCATTTTTATCCTCCTTCTTTGCTTTAGTCGGTATGCATGGTTTGCATGTCACTGCGGGGTTGATTTGGATGGTAATCATGATGATTGAAGTGCTCAAAACAGGCTTGAATCACCGCAGCATTACTCGACTTGGATGTTTAAGTTTGTTTTGGCATTTCCTCGATATTGTGTGGATCTGCGTTTTCACCGTCGTTTATCTATTGGGAGCTTGTGATGGGGCAGGAAAATACCTTAGCAAGACAGCAAACTGA
- the cyoD gene encoding cytochrome o ubiquinol oxidase subunit IV codes for MGQENTLARQQTDDLSSQVKSYLVGFMLSVVLTAIPFWAVMSHHFEKPLTIALVLGSAVVQIVVHLKYFLHLDFSKEGKLNTFSFLFTALIIVMVVGLSVWIIYAANALMM; via the coding sequence ATGGGGCAGGAAAATACCTTAGCAAGACAGCAAACTGATGACCTTTCAAGTCAAGTGAAGTCTTATTTGGTTGGCTTTATGTTGTCTGTGGTTTTAACGGCAATTCCATTTTGGGCGGTGATGAGCCACCACTTTGAAAAACCGCTAACAATAGCACTGGTGCTTGGATCTGCTGTGGTACAGATTGTGGTGCACCTCAAGTATTTCTTGCATCTCGATTTCTCAAAAGAGGGCAAGCTCAATACATTTTCATTCTTATTCACAGCTTTGATTATTGTCATGGTTGTGGGCTTGTCGGTGTGGATTATCTACGCCGCCAATGCATTGATGATGTAG
- the cyoE gene encoding heme o synthase: MRIQDQFMSARLKSTILSYVQVTKPGIIMGNTISVAGGFLLAAKGDVNWLLMLVTLLGLSLVVASGCVINNCIDRDIDGKMQRTRHRVTVTGQISLRSALIFGVVIGVLGFAMLGIFTNSVALLFAALGYLVYVGVYSLYMKRNSVYGTLVGSISGAVPPVVGYCAVTGQLDIAAIILLLMFSLWQMPHSYAIAIFRFNDYSAAKIPVLPVASGITKAKLHIVLYIAVFALVSALLPLAGYTGLTFMAVTCATSLWWLAMALQGYRHGVNLQSWARQLFGFSIITITALSVTMALDFQLVTQTPLALLTH, from the coding sequence ATGAGAATTCAAGACCAGTTTATGTCAGCACGATTGAAGTCAACGATTCTAAGTTATGTCCAGGTCACTAAGCCCGGCATCATCATGGGGAATACGATTTCCGTTGCGGGTGGCTTTTTGTTAGCCGCTAAGGGTGATGTGAATTGGCTCTTGATGCTAGTCACTTTGCTTGGTTTATCTCTGGTGGTTGCTTCTGGCTGCGTGATTAATAACTGTATTGACCGCGATATCGACGGCAAGATGCAACGAACCCGCCATAGAGTCACTGTTACTGGACAGATTTCGCTGCGTTCGGCATTGATTTTTGGCGTAGTGATAGGTGTTCTTGGCTTTGCCATGCTGGGGATTTTTACCAACAGCGTTGCCTTGTTATTTGCAGCACTTGGTTATCTGGTTTATGTCGGCGTTTACAGCTTGTATATGAAGCGAAATTCAGTCTACGGCACATTGGTGGGGAGCATCTCAGGTGCTGTTCCACCTGTGGTCGGATACTGCGCGGTGACAGGCCAACTTGATATCGCTGCCATTATTTTATTACTGATGTTTAGTCTGTGGCAGATGCCGCACTCCTATGCGATTGCCATCTTTCGCTTTAACGATTATTCCGCCGCAAAAATCCCAGTATTACCGGTTGCATCAGGGATCACTAAGGCAAAGCTACATATCGTGCTTTATATCGCTGTATTTGCTTTGGTTAGCGCTTTATTGCCACTCGCCGGCTACACGGGATTAACCTTTATGGCGGTTACTTGTGCAACCAGCCTATGGTGGCTGGCAATGGCACTGCAAGGCTATCGCCACGGGGTTAACTTGCAGAGTTGGGCACGACAACTCTTTGGTTTTTCCATCATTACCATTACAGCACTAAGCGTCACTATGGCGCTGGATTTTCAGTTAGTGACACAAACCCCGCTAGCGCTTTTAACACATTAG
- a CDS encoding M3 family metallopeptidase, producing MRKNLITLTITIAFVLGGCSSSSNDMSTDKVGMSNSSNVLLYPSPLQDHAPQFDKIRPTDYLPAFREGIRRHDEELASIINNPSATDFENTISAMESSGAALNHVSRVFFALSSLMSNDEMQKIQQTITPELSNHGDNIYLNQKLFSRVEAVYQHRSALKGEQKRLTEIYYNNFLRAGAKLSAAEQAKIRSINASLAKDTAEFSNNILESFKEDVILVKDKSKLDGLSADEISSLAAAAKSAGKTGYMITLVNTTRQPILAQLTNRDLRKQIWQASSTRGMSNNGPLALKIARLRAEKAALLGYSSWAAYAVADQMAKKPSAVFDILDALVPKAVAKADSEAQDIQAEMAKEGVTFELQPWDWAFYAEKVRKEKYNLDESQIKPYFEFNRVLQDGLFYAMNKLYGIEIKPRPDLPVWNDDVLAFEVFNKDSSSVGIFYLDPYARPGKSGGAWMDELVTQSGLMGNKPVVYNALNIPKPSAGNPTLMTFDEVSTMFHEFGHAVHGLFSQVKYPSIAGTATARDFVEFPSQFNEDWDINPEVISHYAKHYQTGKPIPASLLDKILKSHKFNQGHDTTEYLAAAILDMEWHSVGANTQISNVEEFEHKVLAKHGIDYAAVPPRYKTSYFSHSFSGGYSAGYYAYLWTEVLAADAFSYMDRTGGLSLENGDKFREAILSKGNSQDLMQDYINFTGGEPNIDNLLIRRGLTE from the coding sequence ATGCGCAAGAATTTGATCACTCTTACAATCACCATAGCATTTGTTCTAGGCGGTTGTTCATCATCGTCAAATGATATGTCGACAGATAAAGTCGGTATGAGCAATAGTAGTAATGTATTGCTTTACCCAAGTCCGCTGCAAGATCATGCGCCTCAATTTGATAAAATAAGACCCACAGATTATCTACCTGCATTTAGAGAGGGAATACGACGCCATGATGAAGAGCTAGCCTCTATCATCAACAATCCATCAGCAACAGATTTTGAGAATACTATCTCTGCAATGGAATCTTCCGGCGCTGCATTAAACCACGTGTCACGAGTGTTCTTTGCTTTATCCTCTTTAATGTCGAATGATGAGATGCAAAAGATCCAACAGACTATTACCCCAGAGCTCAGCAATCATGGCGACAATATCTATCTCAACCAGAAGTTGTTTTCTCGTGTGGAAGCTGTGTACCAACACAGGTCAGCACTTAAAGGTGAACAGAAGCGTTTAACTGAGATCTATTACAATAACTTTCTCCGTGCTGGTGCCAAACTATCTGCAGCCGAGCAAGCCAAAATTCGAAGTATCAACGCCTCGTTAGCTAAGGATACCGCGGAGTTTTCGAATAACATCCTTGAGTCATTTAAAGAAGATGTCATTTTAGTGAAGGATAAAAGTAAGCTTGATGGACTGTCGGCAGATGAAATTTCATCTTTGGCTGCGGCGGCTAAATCGGCAGGCAAAACGGGTTACATGATCACCTTGGTAAACACCACCAGACAACCGATACTGGCCCAATTAACCAACCGTGATTTACGTAAGCAAATTTGGCAAGCATCTTCAACTCGTGGCATGTCTAACAATGGTCCATTGGCACTAAAAATTGCTAGGCTTCGCGCTGAAAAAGCAGCATTACTTGGCTATTCTAGCTGGGCTGCCTATGCGGTTGCCGACCAGATGGCAAAAAAACCATCGGCTGTGTTTGACATACTTGATGCCTTAGTGCCCAAAGCCGTAGCCAAAGCGGATTCAGAAGCGCAAGACATACAAGCTGAAATGGCAAAAGAGGGCGTGACTTTTGAGTTGCAGCCTTGGGATTGGGCTTTCTATGCCGAAAAGGTACGTAAAGAAAAGTACAACCTCGATGAGAGTCAGATAAAACCTTATTTTGAATTCAACCGAGTATTACAAGATGGTTTGTTCTATGCGATGAACAAGCTCTACGGCATTGAAATTAAACCAAGGCCCGATCTGCCAGTATGGAATGATGATGTCTTAGCATTTGAGGTCTTTAACAAAGATTCGAGCTCAGTGGGGATTTTTTATCTCGACCCATACGCAAGACCTGGCAAGAGCGGTGGCGCTTGGATGGATGAACTGGTGACGCAGTCTGGCCTCATGGGCAACAAGCCTGTTGTTTATAACGCGCTTAACATACCAAAGCCTTCAGCGGGTAACCCTACATTGATGACGTTCGATGAAGTCTCCACTATGTTCCATGAGTTTGGTCATGCTGTACATGGTTTGTTCTCTCAAGTGAAATACCCAAGTATTGCAGGCACTGCAACCGCCAGAGATTTCGTTGAGTTTCCATCACAGTTTAATGAGGACTGGGACATTAACCCTGAGGTGATCTCCCACTACGCCAAACATTATCAAACAGGAAAGCCAATTCCCGCTTCGCTGCTAGATAAAATACTCAAATCTCATAAATTTAATCAAGGCCATGACACCACCGAATATCTCGCTGCGGCTATTTTAGATATGGAGTGGCACTCAGTAGGCGCAAACACTCAAATTTCAAATGTAGAGGAATTTGAGCATAAAGTGCTAGCTAAACATGGTATTGACTATGCTGCTGTACCACCAAGGTACAAGACCAGCTACTTTAGCCACAGTTTTAGCGGTGGCTATTCAGCAGGTTATTACGCCTATTTGTGGACCGAAGTGTTAGCTGCAGATGCTTTTTCTTATATGGATAGAACCGGTGGGTTATCGCTTGAAAATGGTGACAAATTCCGTGAAGCAATTTTATCGAAAGGTAATAGCCAAGACTTAATGCAAGACTACATTAACTTCACTGGCGGCGAACCTAATATCGACAACCTGCTTATTCGCAGAGGACTCACTGAGTAG